The Candidatus Edwardsbacteria bacterium genome has a segment encoding these proteins:
- a CDS encoding isoprenyl transferase, with protein sequence MTSGSKQKLPDIGNLPVHLGVIMDGNGRWAKRRGLPRLAGHRAGMKSVKQIVNSCGEIGIRYLTLYAFSVENWLRPKAEVTGLMRILREYLLGEIDELDGKGVKIVASGRIEDLEKTALKILRDCIKRTEHNKGLVLNLALSYGGRAELADAVKSLAKDIKSGHLNPDKIDESVILKHLYHPEIPDPDLIIRTSGEHRLSNFLIWQSAYSEFYFTEVLWPDFGREELMRSLLEYQGRERRFGGI encoded by the coding sequence ATGACCTCCGGCAGCAAACAAAAATTACCGGATATCGGGAACCTCCCCGTCCACTTGGGGGTGATCATGGACGGCAACGGGCGCTGGGCCAAACGCCGGGGTCTTCCCCGGCTGGCCGGGCACCGGGCCGGCATGAAGTCGGTCAAGCAGATCGTCAACTCCTGCGGGGAGATCGGCATCAGATACCTGACCCTCTACGCCTTTTCGGTGGAGAACTGGCTGCGGCCCAAGGCCGAGGTCACCGGGCTGATGAGGATCCTGCGGGAATACCTGCTGGGGGAGATCGACGAGCTGGACGGCAAAGGGGTCAAGATCGTGGCCAGCGGCCGGATCGAGGACCTGGAGAAGACCGCCCTGAAGATCCTCAGGGACTGCATCAAGAGGACCGAGCATAACAAGGGGCTGGTGCTCAATCTGGCGCTTTCCTACGGCGGAAGGGCCGAGCTGGCCGACGCCGTCAAGAGTCTGGCCAAGGATATAAAATCCGGACATTTGAATCCCGACAAGATAGATGAATCCGTGATCTTGAAACACCTGTATCATCCGGAGATCCCCGACCCCGATCTGATCATCCGCACCTCCGGGGAGCACCGGCTGTCGAACTTCCTGATCTGGCAGAGCGCCTATTCCGAGTTCTATTTCACCGAAGTACTGTGGCCGGATTTCGGCCGGGAGGAGCTGATGCGGTCCCTGCTGGAATACCAGGGCCGGGAGCGGCGCTTCGGCGGGATCTGA
- the pyrH gene encoding UMP kinase, producing the protein MSPDSKYRRILLKLSGEAMGGAEGRGIDLPSLERIADEVLTIKELGVSIGVVIGGGNLIRGTQVRDNGISRVTADNMGMLGTVINSLALQSVLDKKGCQTRVMSAVDMPKFAEPYIRRRALRHLDKGRVVIMAAGTGNPYFSTDTAAALRAVEMEAEVLLKGTKVDGVYNSDPKKDRSAKKYQTLSFSQVLADKLAVMDLTAVSLCMENHLPIIVFDLNNSGTLKRIIQGERLGTIVKE; encoded by the coding sequence TTGAGCCCAGATTCAAAATACCGCAGAATACTTTTAAAGCTTTCTGGCGAAGCCATGGGCGGAGCCGAAGGCCGGGGGATAGATCTCCCCTCGCTGGAGAGGATAGCCGACGAGGTTTTGACGATTAAGGAGCTGGGCGTTTCCATTGGGGTGGTCATCGGCGGGGGAAACCTGATCCGGGGCACCCAGGTCAGGGACAACGGCATCAGCCGGGTCACCGCGGACAACATGGGGATGCTGGGCACGGTGATCAATTCCCTGGCCCTGCAGAGCGTGCTGGACAAAAAAGGCTGCCAGACCAGGGTGATGTCGGCGGTGGATATGCCCAAGTTCGCCGAGCCCTATATAAGACGGCGGGCCCTCAGGCACCTGGACAAGGGCCGGGTGGTGATCATGGCCGCCGGGACCGGCAACCCCTATTTTTCCACCGATACGGCAGCCGCCCTGCGGGCGGTGGAGATGGAGGCCGAGGTGCTGCTGAAGGGCACCAAGGTGGACGGGGTCTATAATTCCGACCCCAAGAAAGACCGATCCGCCAAGAAGTACCAGACATTGAGCTTCAGCCAGGTGCTGGCCGACAAGCTGGCGGTGATGGACCTGACCGCGGTATCGCTGTGCATGGAAAATCATCTGCCGATCATCGTGTTCGATCTCAATAATTCGGGAACCTTGAAACGGATAATCCAGGGCGAAAGATTGGGAACCATTGTTAAGGAGTAA
- a CDS encoding HD domain-containing protein — MYLPQKILDSVNSLGQIYEVGGVVRDRIRHSLSLDAGMIDHHKFWSYPAEEADYLVTGMPMDDLISGLGYYGQVELVGRSFGVIKFKLHIANCQAKTVDIALPRRETSTGLGHRDFEIEFDPDLPVEQDLGRRDFTVNAIALRTANIKSQTPNLIDPYNGLQDIKDRLIRMVNPRAFEDDPLRMLRACQFAARFQFSIERDTFKAIKRNARLIRTVSPERVQQELNKMLLKADQPSIGLWLMQRSGLLKEVFPELEAGVNVTQPGGYHRYKVFEHSIKSVDYAPKSLEMRLAALLHDIAKPRCREVFEGGAHFYGHDKLGEKIAKELLERLKYSGQIISRVALLVRRHMFAFPETEKGLRRLIAKAGIKGVYDLIELRRADIRAQGRGTEEDGRELGHFEQAVTEVINKNPPFTINDLEVDGNIIMAEFHLRPGPKVGRILRRLLDYVLDHPENNKKELLLDEAARLLDTV, encoded by the coding sequence CTACGAAGTGGGCGGAGTGGTCCGGGATCGCATCCGCCACAGCTTGTCGCTGGACGCCGGAATGATTGACCATCATAAATTCTGGTCCTACCCGGCCGAGGAGGCCGATTACCTGGTGACCGGCATGCCGATGGATGACCTGATATCGGGCCTTGGATATTACGGCCAGGTGGAGCTGGTGGGAAGATCTTTCGGCGTGATAAAGTTTAAATTGCATATTGCAAATTGTCAAGCGAAAACCGTGGATATCGCCCTGCCGCGCCGAGAGACCAGCACCGGTTTGGGCCACCGGGACTTTGAGATAGAGTTTGACCCCGATCTGCCGGTGGAACAGGATCTGGGCCGGAGGGATTTTACCGTCAACGCCATTGCTTTGAGAACGGCAAATATCAAATCCCAAACACCAAATTTGATCGATCCCTATAACGGGCTTCAGGACATCAAGGACCGACTGATCAGGATGGTAAACCCCCGGGCTTTCGAAGATGACCCTTTGAGGATGCTGCGGGCCTGTCAGTTCGCCGCCCGGTTCCAGTTCTCCATTGAGCGGGATACCTTCAAGGCCATCAAAAGGAACGCCAGGCTTATCCGGACCGTCTCGCCGGAAAGGGTGCAACAGGAGCTGAACAAGATGCTGCTCAAGGCCGACCAACCGTCCATCGGGCTTTGGCTGATGCAGCGCAGCGGACTGCTCAAAGAGGTATTCCCGGAATTGGAGGCCGGGGTGAATGTCACCCAGCCGGGAGGCTATCACCGCTACAAGGTATTCGAGCATTCCATTAAATCCGTTGACTATGCGCCAAAGAGTTTAGAGATGCGGCTGGCGGCCCTGCTGCACGATATAGCCAAGCCCCGGTGCCGGGAGGTCTTCGAAGGCGGGGCGCATTTCTACGGACACGACAAGCTGGGAGAGAAGATCGCCAAAGAACTGTTGGAAAGGCTGAAATATTCCGGCCAGATCATCTCCCGGGTGGCCCTGTTGGTACGCCGGCACATGTTCGCTTTTCCCGAGACCGAGAAGGGCCTGAGGAGGCTGATTGCCAAGGCCGGCATCAAGGGAGTGTACGATCTGATAGAACTGCGGCGGGCTGATATCCGTGCCCAGGGACGCGGCACCGAGGAGGACGGTCGCGAATTGGGCCATTTCGAACAGGCCGTCACTGAGGTGATAAACAAAAATCCCCCATTTACCATCAACGATCTGGAGGTGGACGGGAACATTATCATGGCCGAGTTTCACCTTAGGCCCGGCCCGAAAGTGGGGCGGATATTGAGGCGTCTGTTGGACTATGTGCTGGATCACCCCGAGAACAACAAAAAAGAGTTGCTGCTGGACGAGGCCGCCCGCTTGTTGGACACTGTTTGA
- the frr gene encoding ribosome recycling factor → MLPQLYQELERKMAKAVDVLKGEYSGIRTGRANPALLDGIKVMSYGNLTALNQVAGISVPESRMLVIQPWDKTLIPEIEKAIMKSELGLNPINDGKVIRLPIPTLTEERRHELVKLVKKMSEESKVAVRNIRREANDEVKKLEKDKKVSEDESKKAHDRTQEYTNKFIEQIDEILAKKEKEIMEV, encoded by the coding sequence ATGTTGCCACAGCTATACCAGGAGTTGGAACGAAAAATGGCCAAGGCAGTGGATGTTCTGAAAGGGGAATACTCCGGGATCCGCACCGGACGGGCCAACCCGGCACTATTGGACGGTATCAAGGTGATGAGCTACGGAAATCTGACGGCCCTCAACCAGGTGGCCGGCATCTCGGTGCCGGAATCCAGGATGCTGGTGATCCAGCCCTGGGACAAGACCCTGATACCCGAGATAGAGAAGGCCATCATGAAATCCGAACTGGGCCTGAACCCCATCAACGATGGGAAGGTGATCCGCCTGCCCATCCCCACCCTGACCGAGGAGCGGCGCCACGAGCTGGTCAAACTGGTAAAGAAGATGTCCGAGGAAAGCAAGGTGGCCGTCCGCAATATCCGGCGGGAGGCCAACGACGAGGTAAAGAAACTGGAGAAGGACAAGAAGGTATCCGAGGATGAATCGAAAAAGGCCCACGACAGGACCCAGGAATACACCAACAAGTTCATCGAGCAGATAGACGAGATCCTGGCCAAAAAAGAAAAAGAAATAATGGAAGTATAA
- the rplM gene encoding 50S ribosomal protein L13: MKTYVAKKGQVEHRWFLVDAKGRSLGRLATQIALLLRGKGKPQFTPNTDCGDHVVVINAAQVRLTGAKMENKVAYRHSGYQGGLRTINYGRVLQGKKPERVVEMAVKGMLPKTKLARSNFSKLHVYAGDKHPHVAQAPQALAK; encoded by the coding sequence ATGAAGACTTATGTTGCCAAAAAAGGACAGGTAGAGCACCGCTGGTTCTTGGTGGATGCCAAGGGAAGATCGTTGGGAAGGCTGGCCACCCAGATAGCCCTGCTGTTGAGGGGCAAGGGAAAGCCCCAATTCACCCCCAACACCGACTGCGGCGACCATGTGGTGGTGATCAATGCCGCCCAGGTGCGCCTGACCGGTGCCAAGATGGAGAACAAGGTGGCTTACCGTCACAGCGGATATCAGGGAGGCTTGCGGACCATCAACTACGGCAGGGTTCTGCAGGGCAAAAAGCCCGAGAGGGTGGTTGAAATGGCCGTCAAGGGCATGCTGCCCAAGACCAAGCTGGCCCGCAGCAATTTCAGCAAACTTCATGTTTATGCCGGCGACAAGCATCCCCATGTGGCCCAGGCCCCACAGGCCCTGGCTAAGTAG
- the tsf gene encoding translation elongation factor Ts, with translation MSFTAEDVKSLRDKTGAGMMACKEALKACNGNIDEAVEYLRKKGIASADKKTGRATGDGLVEAYIHMGGKLGVMIEVNCETDFVARTEQFKGLVKELAMQVAASNPTVVSREQVPAEMVEKEKDIYREQVRGSGKPENVVEKIVGGKLDKFYSEICLLEQPYIKEPQKNIDTLIKETIAKLGENITVKRFVRFRLGE, from the coding sequence ATGTCATTCACAGCAGAGGATGTCAAGAGTCTACGGGACAAGACCGGCGCCGGGATGATGGCCTGCAAAGAGGCCCTCAAAGCCTGCAACGGCAATATTGACGAAGCGGTGGAGTACCTCCGTAAGAAAGGCATTGCCTCGGCCGATAAGAAGACCGGACGAGCTACCGGGGACGGTTTGGTCGAAGCCTACATTCACATGGGCGGCAAGCTGGGGGTGATGATAGAGGTCAACTGCGAAACTGATTTCGTGGCCCGCACCGAACAATTCAAGGGCTTGGTCAAGGAACTGGCGATGCAGGTGGCTGCCTCAAATCCCACGGTGGTCTCCCGGGAGCAGGTGCCGGCCGAGATGGTAGAAAAGGAAAAGGATATCTACCGGGAGCAGGTGCGCGGCTCGGGCAAACCGGAGAACGTGGTGGAGAAGATAGTGGGCGGCAAACTGGACAAGTTCTACTCCGAGATATGCCTGCTGGAACAGCCCTATATCAAGGAACCGCAGAAGAACATCGACACCCTGATCAAGGAGACCATAGCCAAACTGGGGGAGAATATCACGGTCAAAAGGTTCGTCCGTTTCCGGTTGGGTGAATAA
- the rpsI gene encoding 30S ribosomal protein S9: protein MTQNVIRATGRRKSSVAQVKMTPGQGKMTVNNRTCEEYFCRPTLVMMVKQPLELTSQLGKFDIWAKVEGGGVAGQAGALRLGISRALNLVEQELRPPLKSAGLLTRDPREKERKKYGQKKARKRFQFSKR, encoded by the coding sequence ATGACCCAGAACGTTATTCGGGCGACCGGGCGCCGCAAATCGTCTGTAGCCCAGGTTAAAATGACCCCGGGGCAGGGGAAGATGACGGTCAACAACAGGACCTGCGAGGAGTACTTCTGCCGTCCCACCTTGGTGATGATGGTGAAGCAGCCGCTGGAACTTACATCCCAGCTGGGAAAATTCGATATCTGGGCCAAGGTGGAAGGCGGCGGGGTGGCCGGCCAGGCCGGGGCCCTGAGGCTGGGAATATCCCGGGCCCTCAACCTGGTGGAGCAGGAGCTGCGCCCCCCGCTTAAGTCGGCCGGATTGTTGACCCGGGACCCCCGCGAGAAGGAAAGAAAGAAATACGGCCAGAAGAAGGCCAGAAAGAGATTCCAGTTCTCCAAGCGTTAA
- the secD gene encoding protein translocase subunit SecD produces the protein MRRSNLWKFILTMVLLVAAIWQLVPTFKLQGLTEQQKAEMSRDELNKLYSKAIHLGLDLKGGMHIVLEIDRQGMAKATGKQPNEITDKELSDATDRALEIIRNRVDQFGVAEPSIQKQGNDRIVVQLPGVDQERARALIGTTAMLEFKLVQEDKVLQDVLDKIDKALLGEKGQALMSDSTMFGDKPFSSLLQFVSNSEMSVMEQDRELVVKALKDPLVQAAIPPDFEFAWGIKEDREGYRRYPLYMLKKQPEITGAALAEARMGVGSNDDPSALRVDFTLVRKYANTFSRITAANIKRRLAIVLDGTVKSAPVIQGRIPNGSGQITMGNATTEEARDLAIILRAGALPAPVSIIEERSVGPTLGMDSISNGVKASIIGAIAVILFMVIYYALGGLVAVLALSFNIIMLLAVMAAFRTTLTLPGIAGIALTVGMAVDANVLIFERIREELRAGKTVRASIDAGYERAFSTILDANITTVLAAVALYFFGTGPIKGFAVTLMIGLAISMYTAILVTRMIFDWITVKWNLQKLPI, from the coding sequence ATGAGAAGATCTAATCTGTGGAAGTTCATCTTGACCATGGTCCTGCTGGTGGCTGCCATCTGGCAGCTGGTGCCCACTTTTAAATTGCAGGGCCTCACCGAACAGCAGAAGGCCGAGATGTCCCGTGATGAACTGAACAAGCTTTATTCCAAGGCCATCCATCTGGGGCTGGATCTCAAGGGCGGCATGCACATAGTGCTGGAGATAGATCGCCAGGGCATGGCCAAGGCCACTGGCAAACAGCCGAACGAGATCACCGATAAGGAGCTGTCCGATGCCACCGATCGGGCCTTGGAGATCATCCGCAACAGGGTGGACCAGTTCGGCGTAGCCGAGCCGTCCATCCAGAAACAGGGCAACGATCGCATCGTGGTGCAGCTGCCCGGTGTGGACCAGGAGAGGGCCCGGGCCCTGATAGGCACCACCGCCATGCTGGAGTTCAAACTGGTGCAGGAGGACAAGGTTCTCCAGGACGTTTTGGACAAAATAGACAAGGCCCTGCTGGGAGAAAAGGGCCAGGCCCTGATGTCCGACAGCACCATGTTCGGAGACAAACCTTTTAGCTCGTTGCTGCAGTTCGTGAGCAACAGTGAGATGTCGGTCATGGAGCAGGACCGGGAACTGGTGGTGAAGGCGCTTAAGGACCCCCTGGTGCAGGCCGCCATTCCACCCGATTTCGAATTCGCCTGGGGGATCAAGGAGGATCGCGAGGGTTATCGCCGCTATCCCCTATATATGCTGAAAAAACAGCCGGAGATCACCGGAGCGGCTCTGGCCGAGGCCAGGATGGGTGTGGGGAGCAATGATGATCCCTCCGCTTTGCGGGTCGACTTCACCCTGGTGCGCAAGTATGCCAATACCTTTTCCCGCATCACCGCCGCCAACATCAAACGTCGCCTGGCCATCGTGCTGGACGGCACCGTCAAATCGGCCCCGGTCATCCAGGGCCGGATACCCAACGGCAGCGGGCAGATCACCATGGGTAACGCCACCACCGAGGAGGCCCGGGATCTGGCCATCATCCTGCGGGCGGGCGCCCTGCCGGCCCCGGTATCCATCATCGAAGAACGCTCGGTGGGCCCGACCCTGGGGATGGATTCCATCTCAAACGGCGTAAAGGCTTCCATCATCGGCGCCATTGCGGTGATCTTATTTATGGTAATATATTACGCCCTGGGCGGTCTGGTGGCGGTGCTGGCTCTGTCCTTCAATATCATCATGCTGTTGGCGGTAATGGCCGCCTTCCGCACCACTTTGACCCTGCCGGGCATCGCCGGCATCGCTCTGACGGTCGGTATGGCGGTGGACGCCAACGTGCTGATCTTCGAGCGCATTCGCGAGGAACTGCGGGCCGGCAAGACGGTGCGGGCCTCCATAGATGCCGGGTATGAGCGGGCCTTTTCCACCATCCTGGACGCCAACATCACCACGGTGCTGGCGGCGGTGGCCCTGTACTTTTTCGGCACCGGCCCGATCAAGGGTTTTGCAGTGACCCTGATGATAGGTCTGGCCATCTCGATGTATACCGCCATTCTGGTGACCAGGATGATCTTTGACTGGATCACCGTCAAGTGGAACCTGCAGAAGCTGCCGATTTAA
- the secF gene encoding protein translocase subunit SecF: protein MISFFHHQSNFGFIKNRYKAYAFSIALLIVTIVSVILHGGLKLGVDFTGGTMMQIHFAAPVPTDQLRKALNDGGIPNTEIQKVKDTENIKNAFMIRTGLIEEKSGQEEVKPSSIGERIKTVLGQRFPENQVTIDSNETVGPKIGKELQRNAIWAVLIGCVLILIYVAFRFDFRFGVAAVVAIFHDVLCTLGFISVTNMEFNLQSVAVLLTIIGYSINDSIVVADRIRENLRKSQKETYPELINRSINETLSRTVITVVTVFLVLLALQLFAGRVLSDFTKPLLFGLVIGTYSSIFVVSALVADWELKSPTKRKK, encoded by the coding sequence ATGATTTCTTTTTTCCATCATCAATCTAATTTCGGGTTCATCAAGAACCGCTATAAGGCCTATGCTTTTTCCATCGCCCTCTTGATTGTCACCATCGTTTCGGTCATCCTGCACGGCGGTCTGAAGCTGGGGGTGGATTTCACCGGCGGGACCATGATGCAGATCCACTTTGCGGCTCCGGTGCCCACCGACCAATTGCGAAAAGCCTTGAACGACGGGGGCATTCCCAATACGGAGATACAAAAGGTCAAGGATACCGAAAATATCAAAAATGCTTTCATGATCCGCACCGGGCTGATCGAGGAAAAATCCGGCCAGGAGGAGGTCAAACCAAGTTCGATAGGCGAGAGGATAAAGACCGTACTGGGCCAGAGATTCCCGGAGAACCAGGTCACCATCGACAGCAACGAGACGGTGGGGCCGAAGATAGGGAAGGAGCTTCAGCGGAACGCCATCTGGGCGGTGCTGATAGGATGCGTACTGATCCTTATATACGTGGCTTTCAGGTTCGACTTCCGTTTCGGGGTGGCCGCGGTGGTGGCCATCTTCCATGACGTGCTGTGCACCCTGGGCTTCATTTCGGTGACCAATATGGAATTCAACCTGCAGTCGGTGGCGGTGCTGCTGACCATCATCGGATATTCCATCAACGATTCCATCGTGGTGGCCGACCGGATCCGGGAGAACCTGCGCAAATCGCAGAAGGAGACCTATCCTGAGCTGATCAACCGCAGCATCAACGAAACCCTGTCCCGGACTGTGATCACGGTGGTCACGGTGTTCCTGGTGCTGCTGGCTTTGCAGTTGTTTGCCGGCCGGGTGCTTTCGGACTTCACCAAACCGCTGCTGTTCGGCCTGGTGATAGGGACCTACTCCTCGATATTCGTGGTCTCCGCCCTGGTGGCGGATTGGGAATTGAAATCGCCCACCAAACGCAAGAAATAA
- a CDS encoding C-GCAxxG-C-C family protein, giving the protein MDVSAKALENFDSGYNCAESVLMAISEYLNMPNGRSLPRIATGFGGGIARNGNLCGALTGGIMVIGLALGRDDNQGSRDPCYPAVDRLFNGFMEKFGSSQCRELIGVDLKTPEGQKAHANRDLKETCRSCVKWSARTSMDLITEFSRGASANA; this is encoded by the coding sequence ATGGATGTTTCAGCCAAAGCGTTGGAAAATTTCGATTCCGGATACAACTGCGCCGAATCGGTGCTGATGGCAATAAGCGAATACCTTAATATGCCCAACGGCCGCAGTTTGCCCAGGATCGCCACCGGATTCGGGGGCGGCATCGCCCGCAACGGAAACCTGTGCGGGGCGCTGACCGGAGGGATCATGGTAATCGGTCTGGCCCTGGGCCGGGACGACAACCAGGGCAGCCGGGATCCCTGTTATCCGGCGGTAGACCGTCTGTTCAACGGTTTCATGGAAAAATTTGGCAGTTCCCAATGCCGCGAGCTGATCGGAGTTGATCTTAAGACCCCCGAGGGTCAGAAGGCCCATGCCAACCGGGACCTTAAAGAGACTTGCCGCTCCTGCGTCAAGTGGTCAGCCCGGACTTCGATGGATCTGATAACCGAATTCTCCCGGGGGGCTTCGGCAAATGCCTGA
- the rpsB gene encoding 30S ribosomal protein S2 yields MASFTIKDLLEAGVHFGHQAPRWNPKMKKFIFDERNGIHIIDLQKTVKCLNTAIETAGRMSESGDEFLFVGTKKQAVDVIKEEAQRCGMHYVADRWLGGMLTNFSTIQKSIKRLKDLDKLAVSSYQGYTKKEALGMERERTKMEKVLSGVKEMRRMPGAVIVVDCKKERLAIAEANRLDIPVIALVDTNVDPDPVTYPVPANDDALRSIKMIVNLLSESIIEGRAKYQRDMETQSKESHAAGGAGEDAKPRRHLSDRGARRPENKEGPRGAPRTGAPRRAVGGGMRGSGAGPRAKQPADKPADKKE; encoded by the coding sequence GTGGCTAGTTTTACCATCAAAGACCTGCTGGAGGCCGGAGTTCATTTCGGGCACCAGGCCCCGCGCTGGAACCCCAAGATGAAGAAGTTCATCTTTGACGAACGCAACGGGATCCATATCATAGACCTGCAGAAGACCGTCAAATGCCTGAATACCGCCATCGAGACGGCGGGCCGGATGTCGGAGAGCGGCGATGAGTTTCTGTTCGTGGGCACCAAGAAACAGGCGGTGGATGTCATCAAGGAAGAGGCCCAGCGCTGCGGCATGCATTATGTGGCCGACCGCTGGCTGGGCGGCATGCTGACCAATTTCTCCACCATCCAGAAGAGCATCAAGCGGCTCAAGGACCTGGACAAACTGGCCGTCAGCAGCTATCAGGGATACACCAAGAAAGAGGCCTTGGGCATGGAGCGGGAGCGTACCAAGATGGAGAAGGTGCTGTCCGGGGTCAAGGAAATGCGCCGGATGCCGGGAGCGGTGATAGTGGTCGATTGCAAGAAGGAACGCCTGGCCATTGCCGAGGCCAATCGGTTGGACATCCCGGTGATCGCCCTGGTGGACACCAATGTGGATCCCGATCCGGTGACCTACCCGGTGCCGGCCAACGATGATGCCCTCCGCTCCATAAAAATGATCGTCAATTTACTATCCGAATCCATCATAGAGGGCCGGGCCAAGTATCAGCGTGATATGGAGACCCAGTCCAAGGAAAGCCATGCTGCCGGAGGGGCCGGCGAAGATGCCAAGCCCCGCAGACACCTGTCGGACCGCGGAGCCCGCCGGCCGGAGAACAAAGAGGGCCCCAGGGGCGCCCCCAGGACCGGAGCCCCCAGGCGGGCAGTTGGCGGTGGCATGCGGGGATCGGGTGCGGGACCCAGAGCCAAACAGCCGGCCGATAAGCCGGCCGACAAGAAAGAATAG
- a CDS encoding 4Fe-4S binding protein: MPYVITEECVACGSCVDSCPNGAIIEGEDKFEITEDCVDCGACVDACPVNAIKEG; encoded by the coding sequence ATGCCGTACGTGATAACCGAAGAATGCGTGGCCTGCGGTAGCTGCGTGGATTCCTGCCCCAACGGAGCTATAATCGAGGGTGAGGACAAGTTTGAGATCACCGAGGACTGTGTTGACTGCGGGGCCTGCGTGGATGCCTGCCCGGTCAATGCCATCAAGGAAGGCTAA
- a CDS encoding phosphatidate cytidylyltransferase: MTDQNNSQEFRPRDKSFQSRFSTLGLRALVALAGIPLMLGMAYLGGFWLAGLVAVLSFLGLWEFYGLARAKGLHPLAWWGLSGGMILLAFLGLRWPFLLALLVLWVMLIMSRMVFRDEVKESISRIGITIMGVLYIPFLFGHMLLLRTDYSFTGYKLLFFSMALVWLCDTGAYFAGMMLGKHPLAPHISPKKSIEGLIGGLVVTIVAAVLLQRWWLWEISAVDSLIMAAGAAVLGTLGDLVESLFKRDAQVKDTGTLLPGHGGILDRFDSMLFVIPFVYWYFRLFVIG, from the coding sequence ATGACCGATCAAAACAACAGCCAAGAATTCAGGCCCAGGGATAAGAGCTTCCAAAGCCGATTCTCCACCCTGGGACTGCGTGCTTTGGTGGCATTGGCCGGCATCCCCCTGATGCTGGGGATGGCCTACCTGGGAGGTTTCTGGCTGGCCGGGCTGGTGGCGGTCCTGTCGTTTTTGGGCCTGTGGGAATTCTACGGACTGGCCAGGGCCAAGGGGCTGCATCCCCTGGCCTGGTGGGGCCTGTCCGGGGGGATGATCCTGCTGGCCTTTCTGGGCCTGAGATGGCCGTTTCTGTTGGCCCTATTGGTCCTGTGGGTGATGCTGATAATGTCTCGGATGGTCTTCAGGGACGAGGTCAAGGAATCCATCAGCCGCATCGGCATAACCATCATGGGCGTTCTGTATATCCCCTTCCTGTTCGGACATATGCTGCTGCTGCGGACCGACTATAGTTTTACAGGATATAAACTGCTGTTCTTTTCCATGGCCCTGGTCTGGCTGTGCGACACCGGGGCCTATTTTGCCGGGATGATGCTGGGGAAGCATCCCCTGGCGCCGCATATCAGCCCCAAGAAGTCAATCGAAGGGCTTATCGGCGGGCTGGTAGTGACCATCGTTGCAGCGGTGCTGCTCCAGAGATGGTGGCTGTGGGAGATATCGGCGGTTGATTCTCTGATCATGGCCGCCGGGGCGGCGGTGCTGGGGACCCTGGGCGATCTGGTGGAGTCCCTGTTCAAGCGGGATGCACAGGTCAAGGACACCGGAACTCTGCTTCCCGGCCACGGCGGGATACTGGACCGGTTCGACAGCATGCTGTTCGTGATACCCTTTGTTTACTGGTATTTCCGGCTATTTGTGATAGGGTAA